The sequence TCTTTTTCTACTTCTTTTCCTATTTGGCCGATACTCTGAATGGATAAGAGCAAGGCAAATAACAGAAAAATCTTGTTATAAATTTTGTGCCGGGTAAACATGGTGGTATAAGGTTTTGATTTGAATTTTTGAGAATTATCTAATAATGTCCCTGAATAAGAGGTTCCACTTTGTTCTTATAGATATTACCAAGCTTTTGATGGAGTTCGTTCCCCAAAGGTGGCAATTCTGATGCTGAAGCATTCAGTTTCACATGCTCTGGTTTTGAGGCTCCCGGGATCACCACAGAAATGGCATCATGATCCAGAATCCAGCGCAAAGCAAATTGACTCATTGCAGTGAAATCTTCCGGCATAAGGTTCTTTATTTCATCTGCCAGCTCAACGCCTTTATCGAAAGGAAGCCCGGCAAAGGTTTCTCCAATATTGAAGTATTTTCCTGATTTGTTGAAGTTTCTGTGATCGTTGAGAGGGAAGGTGCTTTCTTTGGTAAATTTTCCCGATAGCAGTCCACTGGCCAGTGGTACCCGGGCAATGATACCAATCTGTTTTTCTTTGGCCTTATCCAATAGTTCTTCGGTGGGGTTTTGTCTGAAAATATTGAAAATGATTTGCAAAGAATAGAGTTCCGGGTGCTGCATACAGATCTTCGCTTCTTCCATGGTCTCTACGCTGGCGCCAAAATTTCTGATTAGCCCTTCTTTCTTGAAATCACTCAGCCATTCGAATATTTCGCCATCTTCCATCATCTTTCTGGGGATGCAATGGGTTTGCACCAGATCGAGCGGTTCAAGCTGTAGTCGTTGGAGAGACTTCTGAATTCTGTACTTGACCTTTTCTTTGGTGTATCCATCAGGATAAAGATCGGGGGTTCTCCCTACTTTTGAGGCAATAAATATATTTTCTTTGTTTTTCTTGAAAAATTCTCCAACCAGCTTTTCGCTTCTTCCATCTCCATATACATCAGCGGTGTCATAGAATGTAATGCCCTGATCTAAAGCTGTCCGTAAAATATCCCTCGCGGT comes from Bacteroidales bacterium and encodes:
- a CDS encoding aldo/keto reductase — its product is MKHRKFGKEQIEVSEVGLGCWQIGAGWGTVKDDTARDILRTALDQGITFYDTADVYGDGRSEKLVGEFFKKNKENIFIASKVGRTPDLYPDGYTKEKVKYRIQKSLQRLQLEPLDLVQTHCIPRKMMEDGEIFEWLSDFKKEGLIRNFGASVETMEEAKICMQHPELYSLQIIFNIFRQNPTEELLDKAKEKQIGIIARVPLASGLLSGKFTKESTFPLNDHRNFNKSGKYFNIGETFAGLPFDKGVELADEIKNLMPEDFTAMSQFALRWILDHDAISVVIPGASKPEHVKLNASASELPPLGNELHQKLGNIYKNKVEPLIQGHY